The proteins below are encoded in one region of Streptomyces sp. NBC_00490:
- a CDS encoding HAD domain-containing protein, whose protein sequence is MMLFLDIDGTILPFGSSRPYPLYDGPAAAGHPLLTRVDPGLGPRLTELGCELVWATTWATEDANDLLAPWLGLPPLPAVDWPDPAGEEQGALHWKTLPLLARAAGRPFVWVDDEIGPADRAWVADHHPAPALLHRVDHRYGITDADLTVVADWLASRRA, encoded by the coding sequence ATGATGCTCTTTCTCGACATCGACGGAACGATCCTGCCGTTCGGATCCTCGCGGCCGTATCCGCTCTACGACGGTCCGGCGGCCGCCGGACATCCCCTGCTGACCCGCGTCGATCCCGGCCTGGGGCCGCGGCTCACGGAGTTGGGCTGCGAGCTCGTATGGGCCACGACCTGGGCGACGGAGGACGCCAACGACCTCCTCGCCCCCTGGCTCGGGCTGCCCCCGCTGCCGGCCGTGGACTGGCCGGACCCGGCCGGGGAGGAGCAGGGCGCCCTGCACTGGAAGACGCTGCCCCTCCTCGCCCGGGCGGCCGGGCGGCCCTTCGTCTGGGTCGACGACGAGATCGGGCCGGCGGACCGTGCGTGGGTGGCGGACCACCACCCCGCACCGGCCCTGCTCCACCGCGTCGATCACCGGTACGGGATCACCGACGCGGACCTCACGGTCGTAGCGGACTGGCTGGCGTCCCGGCGGGCGTAG
- a CDS encoding nitroreductase/quinone reductase family protein, which translates to MPNDFNQPIIDEFRANNGRVGGMFEGARLLLLTTTGARTGTPHTTPLGYLPDGGDRVLVIASAGGSPRHPAWYHNLRANPQVTVESGAFTYEARAVVLEGEERDRSFARAVETEPGWAAYQEKAGDRVIPIVALYENAAPGPPNIRAGSMGEAIKLVHDNFRHELALIREEMRKNTGSTLGAQLRVNCLTFCQGIHNHHVGEDMGLFPFLADRHPEAAPVLARLGEEHERIAALVEELKQVVWTATEPATAQAEVERLAAELEAHLTYEEEQLIPLLGG; encoded by the coding sequence ATGCCCAACGACTTCAACCAGCCGATCATCGACGAGTTCCGAGCCAACAACGGCCGCGTCGGCGGCATGTTCGAAGGTGCCCGGCTGCTCCTGCTGACCACGACCGGCGCCCGCACCGGCACCCCGCACACCACCCCCCTCGGCTACCTCCCCGACGGCGGCGACCGCGTCCTGGTCATCGCCTCCGCGGGCGGTTCCCCCAGACACCCGGCCTGGTATCACAACCTCCGCGCGAACCCCCAAGTCACCGTCGAGAGCGGCGCGTTCACCTACGAGGCCCGGGCCGTCGTCCTGGAGGGCGAGGAACGGGACCGGTCGTTCGCGCGGGCGGTGGAGACGGAGCCGGGCTGGGCGGCGTACCAGGAGAAGGCCGGCGACCGGGTGATCCCGATCGTCGCCCTGTACGAGAACGCGGCACCCGGCCCGCCGAACATCCGGGCCGGCTCCATGGGCGAGGCCATCAAGCTCGTCCACGACAACTTCCGCCACGAACTCGCCCTGATCCGCGAGGAGATGCGCAAGAACACCGGCTCGACCCTCGGCGCCCAGCTCCGCGTCAACTGCCTCACCTTCTGCCAGGGCATCCACAACCACCACGTCGGCGAGGACATGGGCCTGTTCCCCTTCCTCGCCGACCGGCACCCCGAAGCCGCCCCCGTGCTGGCCCGCCTGGGCGAGGAGCACGAGCGGATCGCCGCGCTGGTGGAGGAGCTGAAGCAGGTGGTGTGGACGGCGACCGAGCCCGCCACGGCCCAGGCGGAGGTCGAACGGCTCGCGGCCGAACTGGAGGCCCATCTGACCTACGAGGAGGAGCAGTTGATCCCGCTGCTGGGCGGCTGA
- a CDS encoding HelD family protein, producing MTSPDPDRLQHALHLERAHHDTCRAALAAMVDGAQEHVVTGEDVSASGADAEVLGYRLRSRAKEMRELPEGPLFFGRLDSSDDRQTLHIGRLRISEHPAAPPLVVDWRAPVSRAFYQAGARDPQGVAVRRRFGWAPGSRGDSADLTGLEDEHLEEGEDRVGDIVLREIERPRVGPMRDIAATIQPEQDDLVRGDLRASVCVQGAPGTGKTAVGLHRAAYLLYTHPQRIRRGGMLILGPNRTFLAYISQVLPALGETGVRQATLQEEIARHPVRGADDGRAAAVKHDGRMAEVLRRALYARVSAEVVEGLAIPDGSYRWRVPAGELVRIVAGVRAEEPPYGVGRERVRARVVAYVRAQAERREGPVPNSWVRRIERARAISAYVDAVWPRVRPEEVVAELLTDPRVLERAADGVLDAEEQKALLWGKPPRSWKSARWSAADLVLLDEADGLIEHPEAYGHVVVDEAQDLSPMECRAIARRASFGSLTVLGDLAQGTTPWAARTWSEQLAHLGRPDAAVVPLTTGFRVPEAVVGLANRLLERLDVDVPASRSLRRDGELRIRDAGDDVPGAVVAAVRDALLREGSIGVVAADADVPRVRAALHAAGLDTAGPDDLGARVTLVPATLVKGLEYDHVVAVEPAAIAEAEERGLHRLYVVLTRAVSGLEVVHGRPLPL from the coding sequence ATGACGTCACCCGACCCCGACCGACTCCAGCACGCCCTCCACCTCGAACGCGCCCACCACGACACCTGCCGCGCCGCCCTCGCCGCCATGGTCGACGGTGCCCAGGAACACGTCGTCACCGGCGAGGACGTCTCCGCCTCCGGTGCCGACGCCGAAGTGCTCGGGTACCGGCTGCGCAGCCGGGCCAAGGAGATGCGGGAGCTGCCCGAGGGGCCGTTGTTCTTCGGTCGGCTGGACTCCTCCGATGACCGGCAGACGCTGCACATCGGGCGGCTGCGGATCAGCGAGCACCCCGCCGCCCCACCCCTCGTCGTCGACTGGCGCGCCCCCGTCTCGCGCGCCTTCTACCAGGCCGGCGCACGCGACCCGCAGGGCGTCGCCGTACGGCGGCGGTTCGGGTGGGCGCCGGGCAGCCGGGGGGACTCCGCCGACCTCACCGGGCTGGAGGACGAGCATCTCGAAGAGGGTGAGGACCGGGTCGGGGACATCGTGCTGCGGGAGATCGAGCGGCCCCGCGTCGGGCCCATGCGGGACATCGCCGCGACCATCCAGCCCGAGCAGGACGATCTCGTACGAGGAGATCTGCGCGCCTCCGTGTGTGTGCAGGGCGCCCCGGGCACCGGCAAGACCGCCGTCGGGCTGCACCGGGCCGCGTATCTGCTCTACACCCACCCGCAGCGCATCCGCCGCGGCGGCATGCTGATCCTCGGTCCCAACCGCACCTTCCTGGCGTACATCTCCCAGGTGCTGCCCGCGCTGGGCGAGACCGGCGTACGGCAGGCCACCCTCCAGGAGGAGATCGCGCGGCATCCGGTCAGGGGGGCGGACGACGGGCGGGCCGCCGCCGTCAAGCACGACGGGCGGATGGCGGAGGTGCTGCGGCGGGCGCTGTACGCGCGGGTGTCCGCGGAGGTCGTCGAGGGGCTGGCGATTCCCGACGGGTCGTACCGGTGGCGGGTGCCGGCCGGTGAGCTGGTGCGGATCGTGGCGGGGGTGCGGGCCGAGGAGCCGCCGTACGGTGTCGGGCGGGAGCGGGTCCGGGCGCGCGTCGTGGCGTACGTCCGGGCGCAGGCCGAGCGGCGCGAGGGGCCGGTGCCGAACTCCTGGGTGCGCAGGATCGAGCGGGCGCGGGCGATCAGCGCGTACGTCGACGCCGTGTGGCCCCGGGTGCGGCCGGAGGAGGTCGTCGCCGAACTCCTCACGGACCCGCGGGTGTTGGAGCGGGCCGCGGACGGGGTGCTGGACGCCGAGGAGCAGAAGGCGCTGCTGTGGGGCAAGCCGCCGCGGTCGTGGAAGTCGGCTCGCTGGTCGGCCGCCGACCTCGTGCTCCTCGACGAGGCCGACGGGCTGATCGAACATCCCGAGGCCTACGGCCATGTCGTGGTCGACGAGGCCCAGGACCTCTCCCCGATGGAGTGCCGGGCCATCGCCCGGCGGGCCTCCTTCGGGTCGCTGACCGTGCTGGGGGACCTGGCGCAGGGCACCACGCCGTGGGCGGCGCGGACCTGGTCCGAGCAGCTCGCACACCTCGGCCGCCCGGACGCCGCCGTCGTGCCGCTCACCACCGGATTCCGTGTGCCCGAGGCCGTCGTAGGGCTGGCCAACCGGCTTCTGGAGCGGCTGGACGTCGATGTCCCGGCCTCGCGATCCCTGCGCCGGGACGGGGAGTTGCGGATCCGGGACGCCGGGGACGACGTGCCCGGCGCGGTCGTGGCCGCCGTGCGCGACGCGCTCCTGAGGGAGGGGTCGATCGGGGTCGTCGCCGCCGACGCGGACGTGCCCCGGGTGCGAGCGGCCCTCCATGCCGCGGGCCTCGACACCGCGGGCCCCGACGACCTGGGCGCCCGCGTGACCCTCGTACCGGCGACGCTGGTCAAGGGGCTCGAGTACGACCATGTCGTCGCCGTCGAGCCCGCGGCGATCGCCGAGGCGGAGGAGCGGGGGCTGCACCGGCTGTACGTGGTGCTCACGCGGGCGGTGTCGGGGCTCGAGGTGGTGCACGGACGGCCGCTGCCCCTGTGA
- a CDS encoding TetR/AcrR family transcriptional regulator yields the protein MTTPGLRERKKQRMYETLSETAIRLFLEKGYDAVPVAEIAAAAEISKPTLFRYFPTKEDLVFHRIADHEDEAARVVAEASDDVPPLVALRRDFLDGIERADPITGLSDHPAVLAFYDLLYGTPALVARMYAHLERSEEALAEALGGDLDARLAAGQIVAVRRVLAQENWRRVTGGEDVGVVRADAVAAAERAFDRLAAGLPQLA from the coding sequence ATGACCACCCCCGGCCTGCGCGAACGCAAGAAGCAGCGGATGTACGAGACCCTCTCCGAAACCGCGATCCGCCTCTTCCTGGAAAAGGGCTACGACGCAGTCCCCGTAGCAGAGATCGCCGCCGCAGCCGAGATCTCCAAGCCGACGCTCTTCCGGTACTTCCCGACCAAGGAAGACCTCGTCTTCCACCGCATCGCCGATCACGAGGACGAGGCCGCGCGGGTCGTGGCGGAAGCCTCGGATGATGTGCCGCCGCTCGTCGCTCTCCGGCGGGACTTTCTCGACGGGATCGAGCGGGCGGATCCCATCACCGGGCTCAGTGATCATCCCGCCGTGCTCGCCTTCTACGACCTGCTCTACGGCACCCCGGCCCTCGTCGCCCGTATGTACGCCCACCTCGAACGCTCCGAGGAGGCCCTCGCCGAGGCTCTCGGTGGTGATCTGGACGCACGGCTCGCCGCCGGGCAGATCGTCGCGGTGCGGAGGGTGCTGGCTCAGGAGAACTGGCGGCGGGTCACTGGTGGCGAGGATGTGGGCGTCGTAAGGGCGGATGCCGTTGCCGCCGCCGAGCGGGCCTTTGATCGGCTGGCGGCGGGGCTGCCGCAGCTGGCGTAG
- a CDS encoding phosphotransferase family protein: MGVPPLPGIRALPRAADAEYAKFQRYARALGSFGRGHHNLNYMVRPLTGYSNLVGVEEGQPVTVRLPIPSVLPVVIRTWEDEGAVLNSIRRYLPQVPQCLVKREDMTILSYVEGVPLSSICPNGKRVDSDLVSALAGLFADMAQVPRQQLPPLPLFWPRSSKNSKAYLRTLAAAAEEQIRRRNWGRFGGLFAMLGIPEDAMTQFAERVPPLIRRPFSLLHTDLHRDNVIVSYHGDPPLICVDWELASYGDPLHDLATHLIRMQYPTDQWQAVIGAWRETMDRRNSSAVEGLDRDLQHYLAFERAQSVYPDVMRAATSLAGSSGQQRDLDAATNAVHQALQVAEEPLRLKKVPDKSEIERVLFRWNESHGGQTGQERPIVPVGWKHDPRVPPHPEFPAEAVSQALFLEGAASADRVFKGTAHLNTAVEVPGVPFPVMVRRKVGAANPRERRFLNEHAVLRAIERSRVAVRAPRVLALGTSGLDEPFTIHSYEGSTDGVTPPRHPENGLRPQEADDLVAQLCELSKVDYTQLESIHDQDFYWELQYELVRMVDDLPKATLEVARELGLPSSHRLMEILGRHVVVLRRPALLHGDLNPWNLVRRADGGLTLIDWEMAMIGDPLYDLVRHMRLTPTSSEIRERMFRRWSRSLPEECTKGWADDWHVYRWMEIVRSAYVDLDRLVTADSLEAPNVRRAVDTYSRTLADATAALGLPGRPTRPANPYLARAFMRRDDGEAQTAGVSADV; the protein is encoded by the coding sequence GTGGGCGTTCCGCCATTGCCCGGTATCCGCGCTCTGCCCAGGGCGGCGGATGCCGAGTACGCGAAGTTCCAGCGGTATGCGCGGGCCTTGGGGTCGTTCGGGCGCGGACACCACAACCTCAACTACATGGTGCGGCCCTTGACCGGCTACTCCAACCTGGTCGGTGTCGAGGAGGGCCAGCCCGTCACCGTGCGGCTGCCGATCCCTTCCGTGCTGCCCGTGGTCATCAGGACCTGGGAGGACGAGGGGGCTGTCCTCAACAGCATTCGCCGCTATCTCCCCCAGGTGCCACAGTGCCTGGTCAAGCGCGAGGACATGACCATCCTCAGCTATGTGGAGGGAGTACCGCTCTCGAGCATCTGCCCGAACGGCAAGCGAGTCGATTCCGATCTGGTGTCCGCTCTCGCGGGGCTGTTTGCGGACATGGCGCAGGTCCCGAGGCAGCAGCTGCCACCGCTGCCCTTGTTCTGGCCGCGTTCCAGCAAGAACAGCAAGGCCTATCTGCGGACCCTCGCCGCCGCGGCGGAGGAACAGATCCGCCGGCGGAACTGGGGAAGGTTCGGCGGTCTGTTCGCCATGCTGGGCATCCCGGAAGACGCCATGACGCAGTTTGCCGAGCGGGTGCCGCCGTTGATCAGACGGCCCTTCAGTCTCCTGCACACGGATCTTCACCGGGACAACGTCATCGTCTCCTACCACGGTGACCCGCCCCTGATCTGCGTCGACTGGGAACTGGCGTCGTACGGCGATCCGCTGCACGACCTCGCCACGCACCTGATCCGGATGCAATATCCGACCGACCAGTGGCAGGCGGTGATCGGGGCATGGCGTGAAACCATGGACCGACGCAACAGCAGTGCCGTCGAGGGACTCGACCGGGACCTGCAGCACTACCTCGCCTTCGAGCGGGCCCAGTCGGTCTACCCGGACGTGATGCGCGCCGCGACCTCGCTCGCCGGCTCCTCCGGCCAGCAGCGGGACTTGGACGCGGCGACCAACGCGGTGCACCAGGCTCTGCAGGTGGCCGAGGAACCGTTGCGCCTGAAGAAGGTGCCGGACAAGAGCGAGATCGAGCGCGTGCTCTTCCGGTGGAACGAGTCCCATGGCGGGCAGACCGGCCAGGAGCGCCCCATCGTCCCGGTCGGCTGGAAGCACGATCCTCGGGTCCCACCGCATCCGGAGTTTCCCGCCGAGGCAGTCAGCCAGGCGCTGTTCCTGGAGGGCGCCGCCTCGGCGGACCGTGTGTTCAAGGGAACGGCGCATCTCAATACCGCGGTCGAGGTTCCGGGGGTCCCCTTTCCGGTGATGGTCCGCCGGAAGGTGGGCGCGGCGAACCCGCGGGAACGTCGGTTCCTCAATGAGCACGCCGTGCTCAGGGCGATCGAGCGTTCCCGTGTCGCCGTCCGTGCGCCCCGTGTGCTGGCGCTGGGCACCAGCGGTCTGGACGAACCGTTCACCATCCACTCCTACGAGGGGTCGACGGACGGGGTCACGCCTCCGCGCCACCCTGAGAACGGCTTGCGCCCGCAGGAGGCGGATGATCTCGTGGCCCAGCTCTGTGAGCTGAGCAAAGTCGACTACACGCAGCTCGAATCGATACACGACCAGGACTTCTACTGGGAGCTGCAGTACGAGCTGGTCCGCATGGTGGACGACCTTCCCAAAGCGACTCTGGAGGTGGCACGCGAGCTGGGGCTGCCCAGCAGTCACCGGCTGATGGAGATCCTCGGGCGCCATGTCGTGGTCCTGCGTCGGCCGGCGCTCCTGCACGGTGACCTCAACCCCTGGAACCTGGTGCGCCGGGCGGACGGAGGTCTGACGCTCATCGACTGGGAGATGGCGATGATCGGCGACCCGCTGTACGACCTGGTCCGCCATATGCGTCTCACCCCGACGAGCTCCGAGATCCGCGAACGGATGTTCCGTCGTTGGTCCCGTTCGCTTCCGGAAGAGTGCACCAAGGGCTGGGCCGACGACTGGCACGTGTACCGCTGGATGGAGATCGTCCGCTCGGCCTACGTGGACCTGGACCGCTTGGTCACGGCGGACAGCCTTGAGGCTCCCAACGTCCGGCGGGCGGTGGACACTTACTCCAGGACCCTGGCCGACGCCACAGCCGCACTGGGCCTGCCGGGCCGACCGACGAGGCCCGCAAACCCCTACCTTGCCCGCGCGTTCATGCGCCGCGACGATGGAGAGGCACAGACAGCTGGGGTGTCCGCGGACGTCTGA
- a CDS encoding GntR family transcriptional regulator has protein sequence MSEERGDGGGTEFERVLAALRTRIAVGTYAVGSQIPPQRQLAEEFGVSRDTVQRVMREMNSEGWIKSRQGSGSRVVKSPTHVGLPPKLETPRVRAALGTFIERAFAQPIVQLDVFTLTSESLDAHIRLQAESIRLGEIHPERIKLRMLLPSELLDLPYPRAKQPEGEEIPQRPPGQPDRLQERLRAITRRHTTSMRIALLDLKAEGLVGDIDVQVRHVPLTPTFKLYLRPGVEALFGPYEVVERTILLDDLTEVEARDVLGLGSTLTRHVNDEGDPDAPGSVFIESMQAWFDSCWSLLAEGL, from the coding sequence GTGAGCGAGGAACGCGGCGACGGAGGCGGGACGGAGTTCGAGCGTGTTCTGGCGGCGTTGCGGACTCGGATAGCCGTTGGTACGTACGCGGTCGGCTCGCAGATCCCGCCGCAGCGCCAACTTGCGGAAGAATTCGGGGTGTCGCGCGACACCGTGCAGCGGGTCATGCGTGAAATGAACAGCGAAGGCTGGATCAAATCCCGGCAGGGCAGCGGATCACGTGTCGTAAAGAGCCCGACCCATGTGGGACTGCCGCCCAAGCTGGAGACGCCTCGGGTGCGTGCGGCTCTCGGTACCTTCATCGAGCGGGCCTTCGCTCAGCCGATCGTGCAACTGGACGTGTTCACTCTGACCTCTGAGTCTCTGGACGCCCATATCCGGCTCCAGGCCGAGAGTATCCGACTTGGCGAGATCCATCCGGAGCGCATCAAGCTCCGGATGCTGCTGCCCTCGGAGTTGCTCGATCTTCCCTACCCCCGAGCAAAGCAGCCGGAGGGGGAGGAGATACCGCAGCGGCCACCAGGCCAACCGGACCGGTTGCAGGAGCGGCTCCGCGCGATCACCCGGCGGCACACGACGTCGATGCGCATCGCGTTGCTCGACCTGAAGGCCGAGGGGCTGGTCGGGGACATCGACGTGCAGGTGCGGCATGTGCCGCTGACTCCGACGTTCAAGCTCTATCTGCGTCCCGGGGTCGAGGCGCTGTTCGGGCCGTACGAAGTGGTGGAGCGCACCATTCTGTTGGACGACCTCACGGAGGTCGAAGCCCGGGACGTGCTCGGCCTCGGATCGACGCTGACCCGGCACGTCAATGACGAGGGCGACCCGGACGCCCCGGGCTCCGTGTTCATCGAGAGCATGCAGGCGTGGTTCGACTCCTGCTGGAGCCTCCTGGCCGAGGGTCTGTGA
- a CDS encoding HAD family hydrolase, whose product MTAETENAIEKLRELVADVQVVLWDFDGPICRLFAGHSAVVVAKDLVEWLAGQGLRGLLTEEEREHPDPMAVLYAVHRRHPRSDLVTELEERLTQQELKAVGTAMPTAFADPLIRTWLAVGARFAVTTNNSPRTVREYLADRDLTSCFDPHIYGRTLDLSLLKPHPYCLERALRAMGVAASSALMIGDSPADGEAARQAGVPFLGYARNEDKATRLREAGAACVVDSFEPVLRALKGQA is encoded by the coding sequence GTGACAGCGGAGACGGAGAACGCGATCGAGAAGCTGCGGGAACTGGTCGCCGACGTACAGGTCGTCCTCTGGGACTTCGACGGACCCATCTGCCGGCTGTTCGCGGGGCACTCCGCGGTGGTCGTGGCGAAGGACCTGGTCGAATGGCTCGCGGGACAGGGCCTGAGGGGGCTGCTGACCGAGGAGGAGCGCGAGCATCCCGACCCGATGGCCGTCCTGTACGCGGTCCACCGGCGGCACCCGCGCAGCGACTTGGTGACCGAGCTCGAGGAGCGACTCACTCAGCAGGAACTCAAGGCGGTGGGCACGGCCATGCCCACCGCGTTCGCGGATCCGCTCATACGCACCTGGCTGGCGGTCGGGGCCAGGTTCGCCGTGACGACGAACAACTCCCCGCGGACGGTCCGCGAGTACTTGGCGGACCGTGACCTCACCTCGTGTTTCGATCCGCACATCTACGGCCGCACGCTGGACCTCAGCCTGCTCAAGCCCCACCCGTACTGTCTTGAGCGAGCACTGCGCGCGATGGGCGTCGCCGCCTCCTCAGCCCTGATGATCGGCGACTCCCCGGCAGACGGCGAGGCCGCACGGCAGGCCGGGGTTCCCTTCCTGGGCTACGCGCGTAACGAGGACAAGGCCACACGCCTTCGCGAAGCAGGGGCCGCGTGTGTGGTGGATTCCTTCGAGCCGGTGTTGCGGGCGCTGAAGGGTCAGGCCTGA
- a CDS encoding GntR family transcriptional regulator: protein MVVTQENVAVNGSRRLSPQEIADILRERIRAGDLKTGDRLPTQAELAEEFGVERGAVRQALRALQEDGLLSNVSKGSPPRIAEPAPVRGAPQPTMVGLAPRLSEAFTAKHVRVDVVSHTSETLMLALGDSLRRIHEGRIHPESINFRVLLPSRDINLAFPVLIDRDVDEDPVHQRWLEMRNAQAHVLKYNLNAVRSTHGIDVRITFRALPFTPPVKMYLLNEEEVLLGYYMLEKREEEYESQTLEMYDALGSQSVLFSFVKAASQRDGAFVEESQKWFDALWETITTDLTLS, encoded by the coding sequence TTGGTCGTGACCCAGGAGAACGTTGCAGTGAACGGCAGCAGAAGGCTCTCGCCCCAGGAGATCGCCGACATCCTGCGGGAACGTATTCGCGCGGGCGACCTCAAGACGGGCGACCGACTCCCCACCCAGGCCGAGTTGGCAGAGGAGTTCGGCGTCGAACGCGGTGCCGTCCGCCAGGCCCTGCGCGCCCTCCAGGAGGACGGGCTGCTCAGCAATGTGAGCAAGGGGAGCCCGCCGAGGATCGCGGAGCCGGCGCCGGTCCGGGGGGCGCCGCAGCCGACGATGGTGGGTCTGGCGCCACGACTGTCGGAGGCCTTCACGGCCAAGCACGTACGCGTGGACGTCGTGAGCCACACCTCCGAAACCCTGATGCTGGCCCTCGGCGACTCGCTCCGCCGGATCCACGAGGGCAGGATCCACCCCGAGTCGATCAACTTCCGCGTCCTGCTGCCGTCCCGGGACATCAACCTCGCCTTCCCGGTACTGATCGACCGCGATGTCGACGAGGATCCGGTCCATCAGCGGTGGCTGGAGATGCGCAACGCCCAGGCACACGTCCTCAAGTACAACCTCAACGCCGTCCGTTCCACCCACGGCATCGACGTCCGGATCACCTTCCGGGCGCTGCCCTTCACGCCGCCGGTGAAGATGTACCTGCTCAACGAGGAAGAAGTGCTGCTCGGCTACTACATGCTGGAGAAGCGCGAGGAGGAGTACGAGAGCCAGACCCTGGAGATGTACGACGCCCTCGGCTCCCAGTCCGTCCTCTTCTCCTTCGTGAAGGCGGCGAGCCAGCGGGACGGGGCGTTCGTGGAGGAATCCCAGAAGTGGTTCGACGCCCTCTGGGAAACCATCACGACGGACCTGACACTCTCCTAG
- a CDS encoding winged helix-turn-helix domain-containing protein, with the protein MVVDPKHAPVNGRERSQRSHTSHREVADELRSRIRSGELRPGQRMPTQARLADEFGVERGAVRQALRILQSERLLTNVSKGSPATVAPDLGRALTGPGAPPQPTMVALAPRIAAAFATPHVEIDALCLTSVSFNLALGEPLRQIHAGQLKPAKIDVRVLLPSRDIDLAFPAPVDASVDGRLQRHWLAHRNAQGHVLRHNLLALRSTHGIDVQVTFRALPFTPPVKLYLLNNTEALFAYYTLSRREEQIDHEFLEMYDAEGTQSMLFAFDQGAGLRDTTFVEQSHLWFNALWETISSELTLTS; encoded by the coding sequence TTGGTTGTGGACCCGAAACACGCCCCCGTCAATGGACGGGAGAGGTCACAGCGGTCACACACATCACATCGTGAGGTGGCCGACGAGCTGCGATCCCGGATCCGGTCCGGTGAGCTGCGGCCGGGTCAGCGCATGCCCACCCAGGCCAGGCTGGCCGACGAGTTCGGAGTGGAGCGCGGGGCGGTACGACAGGCCCTGCGCATCCTGCAGTCCGAGCGGCTGCTCACCAACGTGTCCAAGGGCAGCCCCGCGACCGTCGCCCCCGACCTCGGCAGGGCGCTGACCGGCCCCGGAGCCCCGCCGCAGCCCACGATGGTGGCCCTCGCCCCGCGGATAGCCGCCGCCTTCGCGACCCCGCATGTCGAGATCGACGCGCTCTGCCTGACCTCGGTCTCCTTCAACCTCGCCCTCGGCGAACCACTGCGCCAGATTCACGCCGGGCAGCTGAAACCGGCCAAGATCGACGTACGGGTCCTGCTGCCGAGCCGGGACATCGACCTCGCCTTCCCGGCCCCGGTCGACGCCTCCGTGGACGGTCGGCTGCAGCGCCACTGGCTGGCCCACCGCAACGCCCAGGGTCATGTGCTCCGCCACAACCTGCTGGCCCTGCGCTCCACGCACGGCATCGACGTCCAGGTCACCTTCCGCGCGCTGCCCTTCACCCCCCCGGTGAAGCTGTACCTGCTCAACAACACGGAGGCCCTGTTCGCCTACTACACCCTCAGCCGACGCGAGGAGCAGATCGACCACGAGTTCCTGGAGATGTACGACGCCGAGGGCACCCAGTCGATGCTGTTCGCCTTCGACCAGGGCGCCGGGCTGCGGGACACCACCTTCGTCGAGCAGTCCCACCTGTGGTTCAACGCACTGTGGGAGACGATCAGTTCGGAGCTGACGCTCACGAGCTGA